The nucleotide sequence CCGTTGGACATCACTTCCCCGTTTTCACATCAATATTAATTGTTATTACCCCTTTCTCTGCCCTGTACTTTTCAAATGTTTTTGTGTGAGATTTTTGACTAAAGTTTTATCGGTATTTGCATGGATGCTGTAGAGGAAAGTTGTTTTGATATTAGAATAATGTTGGGCGTTTTTGACTCTTCTCCAGAGCCAAAGAAGCAGGTCCACCAGCAGGCCAGGGAAATCACAAGAAGGTGAgtgtttgtcatcattttaaAGAGATGTGACACACTCGAGATCAGATTATAGTTGGATCAGGGGTATAGTCTGTAGATGATATGCTGCAACAGGAATCTTGGTTCTAGCCTTAAAGAAATCAGTTTCTTTGTTTAACATTCAGTGAACTTCTTACACGACTCAAACAAGTTTATTCTGATCTGAAGATGATGAATGGGCAATTTAGATGTTTTCTTTTCTAtaggtgtgtgtgggcgtgcgtgcgtgcgtgcttaccTCTTGTTTGCTGTTACTTATCTGATATATCTTCTGTTTACTTGTTCAGATTCTTCACAAAAACCCAGGAGGACTCTGCGCAGCTCACAGAACAAGACTACCTCCTCTCAGCTACCGTCCAAAGACCCTGTCCCAGTATCCCaggggaaagaaaagaaagcttcCAGCAACGCTAAAAACTTTGAACAGTCACAGTCTGCAGCTAGTCAGATGAAACCATCAGTCAGACAAACTAAATCCTCTGCTGACAGCAAAGATCCTCAAGATTTGGGAACCGTTCCCTCTAGTTTTGATGAGTTCAAGGCACCCAAGGGCAAGAAAACTTTGAGTGGGACTACAAAACTAGCCAGCTCATCCAGTTCAAACCAGAACGTGTCCGACACTCAGAGTTCAAGAAAGAGATCCAGCTCAAGGACTGATGTGTCAAAGAATTCTTCCGATTACGAAAATATGACAAGACCTAGAAAAGATCAAGAGGCCAAAGCACTGCCAGAGGATGAGAAGATGGAGGAATCTGGTAAAGATAATGAAAAGACCAAAGCACTTCCAGAGAACGTACTGAGAGAGAGCACTAACTGGCTGAATATACCCAGGGAAAGGGTGTCGAGTTCAGGGGAGCAGTCTTCATGCCAGGCTGTAAAAAGACCAAACAGTTCCAGAGAAGAAAACAGAACAGCAGCCCCTCACgcgggagagaaagaaaatcaAAGCTCTTCTGCAGGAGAAAATGAACACCGACGCTCTTCTacaaaggagaaaaaaagtcgAAGATCTTCTGCggcaaaaaaagaaaatcgcAGCTCTTCTGATGCTAGACTCGATGCTGGGCCTGTGGCTAATTCACCCCAGTTGCCGCAAGCGCATAGATCAAGAAAGCCTGCACTGGAGACATCAACAACCTTCCTTGCAGACTTTCCCAGCCCTGAGAAAATGAGGAACGTAAGGAATGACTTTGAGACGGAGTCGAAGAGACAAGAAAAAGAGATTTCATCCGAACGTATCATGTCAAGTGATAGGAGAAAAAGTACTGCAAGAGGAGGAAAAGAGATTATGCCTGAGCATGACACAGCAAGTGGTAACAAAAAGCATGCTGCTAGAAACGGCAATCATGTACCAGAAGTTGTTGAAACCATCAGAACGACCAACACAGAAGCAGTAAGGGAAGAGACGGGACATGCTGCagataaaacagaaaaacaacatagctcagataaaactgaaaagcaGGAGAGGAAACGTCGTAAAGACCGTGAAAAATCTAAAAATGAAGAGCAGAGCAAATCCACAAAGAAAGAAGAATTCATTCTGAAAAAATCGATGGCCGATAAAAACACAACAGAGGCCATGCAAGGCAAAAGCTATGAGCGTAAAGAGAATGTGGCTGGCACTAATTCTGAGAAATGTGGACAGTCAAGCAGTGGACAGCAAGTATCAGACCTGTTTAGCAACACAGGAAATAAACGGACATCAAAGGATTTCACCCAAACAGCCCAACCACAGAAACCAAACACGGAACAAAGCAGTCATTCTAAGACGAACGGATATAATGCTTGCGAATTTGCTGCAGATGAACTGAATAAAAACCAGACACCTCTTGAaagtgatgatgacgatgacgactcCATAAACTACAAGTTTGTCATTGAAGATGAAGGGGTGGTAGAAGACTACCAGGGCGACGATCCCGATGAAGGAAAGGCAGAGGCGCAAAATGGGATTGACAATTTTCAACAACAGATACCTGAAGCAGCAAATGGAAAGGCAGCAGACACTAGTGAGGCTATGAGATCTACAATGAGATCACCGATTAGAAAGAATCTCCTTCAGAGTGGCAGTGACACTCTTCAAACAGCAGCAGCTGTTGCAGAAATTTCAACTGAGTTTCTCGGTGATGAAGAGAATGATGAGGATAACGTAGACTTCAGGTTTGACCTTGACACTCCAAGAGAGGCATCTCAGCAACTACCCGCTGGATCTTACAAAGAGAAAACCAGTGAGAAGAGACTGGTTGCTCCAACCAAGAACCCCACCAGTACTGAGGTTAAAAACAGTGAGAAGAGACTGGTTGCTCCAACCAAGAACCCCACCAGTACTGAGGTTAAAAACAGTTTTACAGACAGCTCTTGTCAAAAGGAACACAGGAGTGCTCAAAAGAGTCAGTCAAAACATGGCCAAGGCAGTCATATAAAGAGATGGTATAGTCTACAGTCTGAGTCAGATTTTGCAGAACAGAGTAGCGACAATCTTCAGAAGCTTCAACAAAGTGTGAAGCCCGCAGAGAAAAGACTTTTGCAAGCCAAGATAAGCCACAACGTACAATTGGATGCAAACAATGTCCCACCCTCGAAAAACCTAAAGCCTCAAAAAACTGTGAGACCCACAGAGAAAAGCCTGATGCCAGCCCCGCCTAAACACAAGAAACAACCAGATGAAGATTTAGTCCCACCCTTGAAAAACCTGAGAAAGAGGGAGCCCAAATCATACAAAGAGCTTGACGAGTCTACAATAGACCTGGAAGTCCGAGAGGATGATAGAACACCTTCAAGAAAGCAAATCTCATCCAGATCAATGATTTCTGATCAACCATTCATGTTTACACAAGCAGAGCAGAGAACGTCGATTCAGCAAAAGAGCTTTGTGAAGAAGACTTTTGTCATGTCTTTTTCCAGCACTCAGGAAAGAACCCGCACAAACAACTTTGAAGCTGACCCATACAGTTTTGAAGTGGAAAGCGAATCACAAGAATCTTCCGACAAAGCAAGAAACATCAGAACTAAACCTCGCTCAAAAGATAAATCACAGCAAAGTGCTGCAAAATCAGCTGCCAAGAATACAGCCCAACATACAGAAAGCTCTTTTCGTCGAGAAACATTGGCAACACCAAGAAATCATGAGAAATTGGCCACACCAACCAACACATTGTTTACCTGGgacgttgatgatgatgatgatgataatgatgataatgacgcAGATGTTGAGGGTTCTCAAGAGAAGGAGCTCAGGCCGAGAACAAAACAATCTGGGCGCACTTCTCTGAGCGGCAACGAGAGCAGTCTGCTACCCATCAAGTTCATCACGCCTGACCCAACGATTGTGCGATCAGACGACAGCCAGAATCAGGTGTCCCCTCGCCTCTTCTTCAGCCAGGTGGGAATGTTATACAGTGGACTCCCCCCTTCCCTTTACAACCTCTataaatctgagaaattcaggtcttacaaaggagggagtcttaaaatggaggtagatttgcagaggttatgcacagaaaatctgaatacgcaaggtcttaaaggggaggtcTTAACTTggaaggggggtcttaaaaagggttccactgtaccatgcAGTGTGTGATTTTCACACACAAATCTGCAGTGAGTCGAGACGACACTTTGAACTTTTTCTCAAAGCCAAAAATTGAAGATGAAACTCAAAACGGATCGACTTCTAACATTCAAACATCTTTAAGTGATGATTTATCATGaagtgaaaggcagtaagtaagtaagttatCATGAAGTTTCAAAAACTCCTATCAGTGCTACAAGACATTTTTGTGCACAGGATGTCGCCTTGGACCATTGAAACTTTGTTTTACATGCCTTAAATGTCTtgaacattttttgtttgtgttgcaGCGCAAGAAATCCAAGGAAAGGAAACCTAATCCAGCATTCAGTGGGACACGGAACGTCTCTCCTGATGTGCAAAAGAAAAGTAAAGAAAGGTTAGACAGATATTTTGATCTTCTTTCAAAGCTGGATAGTTTGTTTACTTATTTTTAACAAGAGTGAATTTGGAGAGAGGGATTGTGTGTGTTATAGTaggggagatggagagagagtgtgtgtgtgtgtgcatgcgtatgtgtgtgcgtacatgtgtaCATGGCTGCATGCATGCCTATACACACAAAGAAGTGTAAAGAAGCATGGCCAAGTGTACAAACTCCTGTATGCATGCATGAGGATAATTTTGAAGTATTGGATTTGCATTGAAGCTGATGATATTGTAAATGTTGTGAATCACACTGTTGAAACATGCGCCTGTAATCCGTCTTTCTCTTCTAGGCACACCAAACAAAGTTCAAAGAGGAATGCAGACGTCAAAAAGAAACCAAGAGGAAGAAAATATGTAAGCATTTGGTTTACTTTACATGAGCTTTATTTGATCGCAGATGtttttcctccccccccccccccccccccccccccaacaacaaaaaacacacaccaaagcCCAATTAAAAGAATTTAAGAAataaacagatttaaaaagtAACAAATGCTACCattattcttgtttttgttacatttattcTTGTAtgattgactgaatgttgaCAAAAGGACCATGTTGAGATCTGCTTGGCAGATTCCAAACAGAGAAGTTTGTCATTGCAGAGAGGATCTGATGAGGACTCAGCTGATCATATCTCCGATGCCGAAACTGTGCTGGATAAAAAGTAGGAGTTGTTCCTTTGTCAGGGTTACTAGttctttcctcttcttcttctgtattCTTGGGCTGCAACTTCCACATGCACACATGTTTTATTACAAATGGGGTTATtacatgtatgactgttttCTCCCCGCCatataggcagccatactcaATTTTTGGGGGATATTACTAGTGTTTAGTTTAATCTagagtaagagccccttttACTCCACCACACCTCTTCAAAATCCTGACAgaattatttccgaacatcgtctctTACAGTTAAAACACCCCATCAAAACCCTGAGAACACGGGGGGAAGCTGCACTGTTTATTTTTTGTCGTGTAAGCCTCTCACTGaccttcactgtgtgtgtgtttggatctTTAAGTTAGTGGTTGTGTAACATAGCAGACTGTGTTCAGATCATTGTCACACAGGAGTGAAGTAAGCTGGATCGCCAAGCACGAGTCGCACCCACCACCTGACCCGAAGGTGAAGAAGACCTACAAGAGAAAACCTGGCAACCCCGTCTCTCCAGGCAGCTCCCCTAGTCTGGCGTTCAGCTGGCACAAGGCAAGTGGGAATGAGAATAAAATGTCATTTGATGTGATAAACTGAGAAGATTGcagtagtatatatatatgtacttcTTGTTTGGACACAGTTATCTATTGGGGAAACAAAACATGCTGGCAAGAACGTTTGCACTCTCACACTTACACAGGCACAAGTACTGTGCGCACACATGTGCACGCATgcataaacacacaaatacacacatgttcgcacacacacacacaccatctccCCCAGAcagaaatgcacacacacaccatctccCCCAGAcagaaatgcacacacacacacactctctctctctctctctctctctctctctctctgtctctctctctctctctctctgtctctctctctctgacacacacacacacatagagagatAAAAAAAACTTATACAGTtaataaaataatgttaatttACAGCTGTCAACTTCTATTTTGatttgcatcggtctcgaatggcattaactgctgaagagacgataaacaataataaccaaccaaccaaccaaccaaccaaccaaccaaccaaccaaccaaccaaccaaccaaccaacttctATTTCAGCCGACAGAAGAGCAATCCCAGCTGGACTCGGTGACCAGTAGCCCTGAGCCACAGCCGGTCACACCCAGACAGCGCAGCAAGAAGATGTACAGCCCTCTGGACATCACACTGGGACCAACCACACCCAACTATCTGTCTGCAGCTGGAACCTGTTCTAGTGAGTCGTGGTGTTCGTCTGGCTCATTGCATGCATGTCTGTGTCTGCAGCTGGAACCTGTTCTAGTGAGTCGTGGTGTTCGTCTGGCTCACTGCATGCATGTCTGTGTCTGattgttggtctgtctgtctgtctctgtttgtctgtgtttatatatgtctgtgtctctcattGTATCTGTTTTAGCCTGTGCCTGTTtcaaagtgtgtttgtgtctacaTGTGCATGTGCAGAATCCCTGTATATATGCAGGCATTggtgtcttcctgtctgtcagtctgtctatctccaTGGTTGTTATTGTGTCTGTCTAAGATCTTTAACGTATGCATTAgtctttttgtgtgcatttgcaCCTGAGGGTGGGACCATTCCATCCCCTTTGAGTGGGCCTCGAACCTGGGCCTCGAACCCACACCAATAGTGATGATTACAAAGCCTGTGCGCTACCGATTAGCTACTGACCCACCCTCAAAACTGATGAGTTGTATTCTCTTTCCAGGTAACCGTGTGAGGACAAGCGCAAAGAGTAAGGTTAGTAAAAAAAAGACTGCAGTGCACCATTCTTACATGCCAAGACTGGTATGCCAAAAGATTTGTGACTATTGTTTGTATAGCAGAAGCCCAGCTTACATACGATGAAATTAAATCATTCTGTTGTCGTACATGCATCATAGAATGCAGCTTGGTAGTGTCGTTTCAGTTCACACAAAACTCATGGTCATTTTAGTAGGAGGGGAGAAGAATATCTTGCAATCAATTCAATAATAAGGATCTGGCTGC is from Littorina saxatilis isolate snail1 linkage group LG5, US_GU_Lsax_2.0, whole genome shotgun sequence and encodes:
- the LOC138966044 gene encoding microtubule-associated protein futsch-like gives rise to the protein MEFLFRILPRKLRQIYSEDVIKDSDMLQEFLAVRDSCFEVDCRKFLNHLNSSLGERRKVLSFPCKTITFGPIELQKPCDEGYNNFWLDLNAGSKRIIIFCENSQLSSQVSTGEDCWDTVSVWQDDVYKFTCEEEKGQVHAAVHIKPTAGCVPRAWDTSIAPVLAIVLDKRHNLEAALFQVFGKKKVSDAADPVQCFTDTASEQHLSQATDVGDLTEDEQGEEESVYQAKGSVEKKLSGAGCGRPQGREGVKVSTPASTITLGSICSSLGKNTRRANTVHTPQGQTAQCKKRVKTPVVTVEKPVARPPSANTRTVKPTFVPPAPKETKGRDKQAEKEAEEEGSQQNTVIPDSLPFVSQTDLKPKHQPPTSSRKTKAKPTDSGICITGEQKPHDSVPPKYTTAKSRAAEPTQSQRSRSTSRPGKSQEDSSQKPRRTLRSSQNKTTSSQLPSKDPVPVSQGKEKKASSNAKNFEQSQSAASQMKPSVRQTKSSADSKDPQDLGTVPSSFDEFKAPKGKKTLSGTTKLASSSSSNQNVSDTQSSRKRSSSRTDVSKNSSDYENMTRPRKDQEAKALPEDEKMEESGKDNEKTKALPENVLRESTNWLNIPRERVSSSGEQSSCQAVKRPNSSREENRTAAPHAGEKENQSSSAGENEHRRSSTKEKKSRRSSAAKKENRSSSDARLDAGPVANSPQLPQAHRSRKPALETSTTFLADFPSPEKMRNVRNDFETESKRQEKEISSERIMSSDRRKSTARGGKEIMPEHDTASGNKKHAARNGNHVPEVVETIRTTNTEAVREETGHAADKTEKQHSSDKTEKQERKRRKDREKSKNEEQSKSTKKEEFILKKSMADKNTTEAMQGKSYERKENVAGTNSEKCGQSSSGQQVSDLFSNTGNKRTSKDFTQTAQPQKPNTEQSSHSKTNGYNACEFAADELNKNQTPLESDDDDDDSINYKFVIEDEGVVEDYQGDDPDEGKAEAQNGIDNFQQQIPEAANGKAADTSEAMRSTMRSPIRKNLLQSGSDTLQTAAAVAEISTEFLGDEENDEDNVDFRFDLDTPREASQQLPAGSYKEKTSEKRLVAPTKNPTSTEVKNSFTDSSCQKEHRSAQKSQSKHGQGSHIKRWYSLQSESDFAEQSSDNLQKLQQSVKPAEKRLLQAKISHNVQLDANNVPPSKNLKPQKTVRPTEKSLMPAPPKHKKQPDEDLVPPLKNLRKREPKSYKELDESTIDLEVREDDRTPSRKQISSRSMISDQPFMFTQAEQRTSIQQKSFVKKTFVMSFSSTQERTRTNNFEADPYSFEVESESQESSDKARNIRTKPRSKDKSQQSAAKSAAKNTAQHTESSFRRETLATPRNHEKLATPTNTLFTWDVDDDDDDNDDNDADVEGSQEKELRPRTKQSGRTSLSGNESSLLPIKFITPDPTIVRSDDSQNQVSPRLFFSQRKKSKERKPNPAFSGTRNVSPDVQKKSKERHTKQSSKRNADVKKKPRGRKYRGSDEDSADHISDAETVLDKKSEVSWIAKHESHPPPDPKVKKTYKRKPGNPVSPGSSPSLAFSWHKPTEEQSQLDSVTSSPEPQPVTPRQRSKKMYSPLDITLGPTTPNYLSAAGTCSSNRVRTSAKSKTSLTSSLAKRTSLVGSAVSKQSFQSLFSRSLASSKSVEFDMGIEGEDSASDLELQQKQVPQKALTAGKIHSKTKTPPIAADASSQDSQVEEIQAAAESSPSPSSNALRITGGKIAPSKRSSKAGRKSSHKYSHKDEDDEEEEEEEEDNEDMEKMRDLKRKGLLSVFVAGPSSAIHPSKSTLKRTFGDCSGIESEEEDSDETLKRLCLQPRNLFPDTVNVLQESATETSARKRKSQPSTKPSPKRTSRTSTTFKTKSIQLMSADVSNEEEEEEEMVPVEMTAPSVSTDDMLSQLGTELGVEEPMVRMSAPHPVSGVTSLLKGFGFDLQKHIKERKHQVQEFAEGALKLASKRVNKIWTTGKDKREQVLHNFKEHVVTELEALEQDVGALSDIEKKAEATYLQQLKMLHDQRKKLQQRVESVKGVHEDFRAETGQTETSTHQVQKCLETQMKKDMDRLKTKMLLDMQQQQLRRVKESLQKHIL